One genomic region from Evansella sp. LMS18 encodes:
- a CDS encoding patatin family protein, translating to MRTGLILEGGGMRGVYTGGILEYFLENNIRFPYVTAVSAGACNASSFISRQKGRNKEVTIGYADHPEYISFKRLFKNGELFNFDLIFDQIPNRENLFDYQTFNSSEEKFYIGTTDCKTGETIYYEKSEIGEDLNKILRASCSLPMLSPLIEYDGRFLLDGGISDPIPVNKSLNDGNEKHVIVLTQCEGYLKKPVKRGKWWYRRKYRNYPGLIDIIENRSRLYNDSLKKVRQLEQEGKAFVFRPENLQGVTRIERKKERLQALYDHGYEQAKQQHEALESFLQSEPVCRQATGN from the coding sequence ATGCGAACAGGCTTAATACTGGAAGGCGGAGGTATGAGAGGAGTATATACAGGGGGAATACTGGAATATTTTCTGGAAAACAATATACGTTTTCCGTATGTCACCGCAGTTTCTGCCGGGGCTTGTAATGCGTCATCCTTTATATCCAGGCAGAAGGGAAGAAATAAAGAAGTAACGATCGGTTACGCCGATCATCCTGAATATATTTCTTTTAAAAGGCTGTTTAAAAACGGCGAATTATTTAACTTTGACTTGATTTTCGATCAAATACCAAACAGGGAAAATCTATTCGATTACCAAACCTTTAACAGTTCTGAAGAAAAGTTTTATATCGGGACAACAGATTGTAAAACGGGAGAAACCATCTACTATGAAAAGTCGGAAATAGGTGAAGACCTTAACAAAATTCTCCGTGCTTCATGTTCTTTACCAATGCTTTCCCCATTAATTGAATATGACGGGCGCTTTCTCCTGGACGGGGGAATAAGTGACCCTATTCCTGTTAATAAATCGCTGAATGATGGCAATGAAAAACATGTAATAGTTCTCACCCAGTGTGAAGGTTACCTGAAAAAGCCTGTTAAACGGGGGAAATGGTGGTATCGCAGAAAATACAGGAATTACCCGGGGCTTATTGACATTATCGAAAACCGTTCCAGGCTGTATAACGACTCCCTGAAAAAAGTCCGTCAGCTTGAACAGGAAGGGAAGGCTTTCGTTTTTCGCCCTGAAAATTTACAAGGGGTAACCAGAATTGAACGAAAAAAAGAAAGGCTGCAGGCCTTGTATGACCATGGTTATGAACAGGCAAAACAACAGCATGAAGCTCTAGAATCATTTTTACAATCCGAACCTGTTTGCCGCCAGGCAACAGGGAATTAA
- a CDS encoding DegV family protein — protein sequence MSQKVKIVTDSTLDMRKEEIEQLGVTIVPLSVTIGDQSYIDGVDITAHEFVNMLVNSDEMPRSSQPSVGSFVEVYDELGKDGSPVISIHMTSGMSGTYSSAKTAADMSKSDVTVIDSKYISCALGFQVKEASEMAKSGATVEEIVNRLETVRKNTSLYIMVDTLEYLVKGGRIGRGKALVGSLLKIKPVASLQDGVYTPVSKVRSYMQMVKYMKKRFEEETAGRIVRGMGIAQVEARELAGELRGVIKDSTSFRDIPIVDTTPIISTHTGPGAIAFMYYTDDK from the coding sequence ATGAGCCAAAAGGTAAAAATAGTAACTGATTCTACACTTGATATGAGAAAAGAAGAAATAGAGCAGCTAGGCGTAACGATTGTGCCCCTTTCTGTAACTATAGGAGATCAGTCTTATATAGATGGAGTGGACATTACAGCACATGAATTTGTGAACATGCTCGTTAACTCAGATGAAATGCCCCGAAGCTCCCAGCCCTCTGTAGGGTCTTTCGTTGAAGTATATGATGAACTAGGGAAGGATGGAAGTCCTGTTATATCTATCCATATGACCAGTGGGATGAGCGGAACCTATTCCTCTGCAAAAACAGCAGCAGATATGTCGAAAAGTGATGTTACAGTTATCGATTCCAAATATATCTCCTGTGCACTGGGTTTCCAGGTGAAGGAAGCGAGTGAAATGGCGAAGAGTGGGGCAACTGTTGAAGAAATCGTAAATCGCCTTGAAACAGTCAGGAAAAATACCTCTCTCTATATTATGGTAGATACGCTGGAATATTTAGTTAAAGGCGGCCGCATTGGGCGTGGGAAGGCTTTAGTAGGGTCTCTGTTAAAAATTAAGCCGGTTGCTTCCCTTCAGGATGGCGTATATACACCTGTTTCAAAAGTCAGGTCCTACATGCAGATGGTTAAATATATGAAAAAACGTTTTGAAGAAGAAACGGCAGGTAGAATTGTAAGAGGAATGGGGATTGCCCAGGTAGAAGCGCGGGAACTGGCAGGAGAACTTCGCGGAGTTATCAAAGATTCTACCAGTTTCAGAGATATACCGATCGTGGACACCACACCAATAATCAGTACGCATACAGGCCCTGGTGCTATTGCGTTTATGTACTATACAGACGATAAATGA
- the tatC gene encoding twin-arginine translocase subunit TatC: MNEESMNLMEHLGELRKRIMITLGAFILFFILSFIFIRDIYEWFVKDLDMTLTVLGPLDIIWVYFSLAGIIAIALTVPILILQIWLFVKPGLTPKEQKVTVMYIPASFILFAGGLAFGYFIVLPLVLNFLVGLGDQMFQTMFTPDRYFQFVIRMTVPFSILFEMPLVVMFLTSIGILTPDGMKKNRKYAYFGIVVVSVLISPPDLISDILVIVPLIFLYEISINLSRIVYRRRMKKEQEAEIKP; the protein is encoded by the coding sequence ATGAATGAAGAAAGCATGAATCTCATGGAACATCTTGGTGAACTGAGAAAAAGAATAATGATTACCCTGGGCGCTTTTATACTGTTCTTTATTCTTTCCTTCATTTTTATCAGGGACATCTATGAGTGGTTTGTAAAAGATCTTGATATGACTCTGACTGTTCTCGGCCCTCTGGACATAATCTGGGTTTATTTTTCCTTAGCAGGTATTATAGCTATTGCCCTTACTGTGCCAATACTTATCCTGCAGATCTGGCTTTTCGTAAAACCCGGGCTTACTCCAAAAGAACAAAAAGTTACAGTGATGTACATTCCTGCGTCGTTTATTTTATTCGCAGGCGGCCTGGCATTCGGATATTTTATAGTCCTGCCCCTCGTGCTCAACTTTTTAGTCGGTCTAGGGGATCAAATGTTTCAGACGATGTTTACTCCGGACAGGTATTTTCAGTTCGTGATAAGGATGACGGTACCATTCAGTATCTTATTTGAAATGCCCTTAGTCGTAATGTTCCTTACAAGTATCGGGATCCTTACACCTGACGGCATGAAAAAGAACAGGAAGTACGCTTATTTTGGAATTGTAGTTGTAAGTGTATTGATTTCACCACCTGATTTAATATCTGACATACTGGTAATTGTTCCACTGATTTTCCTTTATGAAATCAGCATCAACCTTTCCAGGATTGTGTACCGGAGAAGGATGAAAAAAGAACAGGAAGCCGAAATAAAACCATAA
- a CDS encoding twin-arginine translocase TatA/TatE family subunit — protein MLSNIGIPGLILILVIALVIFGPKKLPEIGRAMGQTLKEFKNSTRELTKDEEDEKKNQ, from the coding sequence ATGCTATCAAATATCGGCATTCCCGGGCTGATTTTAATTCTTGTAATTGCCCTGGTTATTTTTGGCCCGAAAAAACTTCCCGAGATTGGAAGGGCTATGGGGCAAACATTGAAGGAATTTAAAAACTCGACCAGAGAACTAACAAAAGACGAAGAAGACGAGAAGAAAAACCAGTAG
- a CDS encoding deoxynucleoside kinase: MSQQFRVPFIAVEGPIGAGKTSLADLLSHHYNYALLKEIVDENPFLGKFYENTEEWSFQTEMFFLCNRYKQLEDTYENFLSQGHPVISDYHIFKNLIFAKQTLSQDHFDKYDRIYRILTNDLPKPNIIIYLDASLPTLLERIEMRGRTFEKSIDPLYLETLSENYRQFIKDHTRVYPHIPVLQINGDKTDFVNNPHDLQRIIDQVTDIADKQQSLF, encoded by the coding sequence ATGAGCCAGCAGTTTCGCGTCCCGTTCATCGCTGTAGAAGGCCCAATTGGAGCCGGCAAGACCTCCTTGGCTGATCTTTTATCACACCATTATAATTATGCACTTCTGAAGGAAATCGTGGACGAAAACCCTTTTCTTGGAAAGTTTTATGAAAATACCGAAGAGTGGAGTTTTCAGACAGAGATGTTTTTCTTATGCAACCGCTATAAACAGCTGGAAGATACATACGAGAATTTTCTGTCCCAGGGCCACCCTGTCATAAGTGATTACCATATATTTAAAAATCTCATCTTTGCCAAACAGACTTTATCGCAGGACCACTTCGATAAATATGATCGAATATACAGGATTCTTACAAATGACCTTCCTAAGCCGAATATCATCATTTATCTGGACGCAAGTCTGCCTACGCTTCTTGAAAGGATAGAGATGAGGGGACGTACATTTGAAAAGTCCATAGATCCTCTTTATCTGGAGACACTTTCAGAAAATTATCGCCAGTTTATCAAAGATCACACAAGGGTTTATCCACATATTCCAGTGTTGCAAATTAACGGCGACAAAACAGATTTTGTCAATAACCCTCATGATCTCCAGCGGATAATAGACCAGGTCACTGATATAGCAGATAAGCAGCAATCCTTATTTTAA
- a CDS encoding diacylglycerol kinase family protein: MYIVIINSYSGRRRYNRVLKLLNEDLSSSYKAFLSHEFKGQDMWEEIRTTVTPYESKLKGIIVVGGDGTLHQAVNELYSLRLPFGLIPSGSGNDFARALNIPGTVRNAIGRINNDQPQQYDILEVNNRKVLSIIGVGVDAETAINCQTSIIKKLLNRAFLGRLTYLAVFLKTVIRYKPLDVNVITEDGKTHSFSDVWLLAAGNTSYYGGGIPMCPGADPQDGEIDLVVAHSLGFFRLLAAIPSVYLKRHLSLPYITSLQGRKFTIQSKGRQAVQGDGEEIGITPAYIKVHRKAVKFF, encoded by the coding sequence ATGTACATAGTAATTATTAATTCATACTCTGGCAGAAGAAGATATAACCGTGTTTTAAAGCTCCTGAATGAAGACCTCTCCTCTTCCTATAAAGCTTTTCTTTCCCATGAGTTCAAAGGACAGGACATGTGGGAAGAAATCAGAACCACCGTTACACCATACGAAAGCAAGCTGAAAGGAATTATTGTCGTCGGGGGAGACGGAACACTGCATCAGGCAGTAAACGAGCTGTATTCTCTCAGGCTGCCTTTCGGGCTCATACCATCGGGTTCCGGCAATGACTTCGCCAGGGCGCTTAATATTCCCGGCACTGTCAGGAATGCCATTGGGAGGATCAACAATGACCAACCACAACAATATGACATCCTGGAAGTGAATAATCGCAAAGTCCTTTCGATTATTGGGGTGGGAGTGGATGCCGAAACTGCGATAAACTGCCAGACTTCCATCATTAAGAAACTGCTTAACAGAGCGTTTCTCGGAAGGCTGACCTATCTGGCAGTCTTTCTGAAAACAGTAATCCGCTACAAACCCCTTGATGTAAATGTCATTACAGAAGACGGAAAAACTCATAGTTTCTCAGATGTCTGGCTGCTGGCTGCCGGTAATACTTCCTACTATGGGGGCGGAATACCGATGTGCCCGGGGGCAGATCCCCAGGATGGTGAAATTGACTTAGTGGTTGCTCACAGCCTTGGTTTTTTTCGGCTGCTGGCTGCGATTCCATCTGTCTACTTAAAAAGACATCTGTCTCTTCCCTATATTACTTCACTTCAAGGGAGAAAGTTTACAATACAGTCAAAGGGAAGACAGGCAGTACAAGGAGATGGTGAAGAAATAGGAATTACCCCCGCATACATAAAAGTACACAGAAAAGCCGTTAAGTTTTTCTGA
- a CDS encoding NRDE family protein, producing the protein MCLIGLMINEHPDYPFIFASNRDEFYSRETERASEWEGPPGLIAGKDLEKGGTWLGITKSGDFAALTNVREPSADAEGKRSRGELVKSYFENREAFYKNLGQASLYGGFNLIFGNMRQLSYFSNKAERKASLTNGIHALSNAALNTPWPKVEHLKAGMKELVSVKSSSELEENLFSLLKADQVFPDDQLPDTGVGTELEKMLSPLFISSDQYGTRSSTVILVDKNLNCTFVERSYVPSSGEKRFTFKIG; encoded by the coding sequence ATGTGTCTCATAGGTCTTATGATAAATGAACATCCGGATTATCCTTTTATCTTTGCTTCTAACAGAGATGAATTTTACAGCAGGGAAACTGAACGGGCCAGTGAATGGGAGGGACCTCCAGGACTCATAGCAGGAAAAGATCTGGAAAAAGGCGGTACCTGGCTGGGAATAACAAAGTCCGGTGATTTTGCTGCTCTGACGAATGTAAGGGAGCCGTCTGCTGATGCCGAAGGGAAACGTTCAAGAGGAGAGCTTGTTAAGAGTTACTTTGAGAACAGGGAAGCCTTTTATAAAAATCTCGGGCAGGCTTCTTTATACGGTGGCTTTAACCTCATATTTGGAAACATGCGGCAGCTCAGTTATTTTTCCAACAAAGCAGAACGGAAGGCAAGCCTCACAAATGGTATACACGCCCTTAGCAATGCAGCATTGAACACGCCATGGCCGAAAGTAGAGCACTTGAAAGCTGGAATGAAGGAGTTAGTATCTGTCAAGTCATCATCCGAACTGGAGGAAAACCTATTCAGCCTGCTTAAGGCTGACCAGGTATTCCCTGATGACCAGCTCCCGGATACGGGAGTTGGCACCGAGCTGGAAAAAATGCTGTCCCCGTTGTTTATAAGCAGTGATCAATACGGTACAAGATCCAGTACGGTAATCCTTGTTGATAAAAATTTGAATTGCACGTTTGTGGAAAGGTCTTATGTTCCATCATCAGGTGAAAAAAGGTTTACCTTTAAAATAGGATAG
- a CDS encoding deoxynucleoside kinase — translation MPKLNHNLRPDSLITLAGTVGAGKSTLTKTLAEALGFKPSFEKVDGNPYLEDYYDNFKKWSFHLQIYFLAERFKQQKKMHETGLGYVQDRSIYEDTGIFARLQYDNGNMSDRDFETYQSLFDAMVMSPYFPKPDVLIYIDGKLPSILNRIEARGREMEINTPVEFWSELYNRYNDWISAFDICPVLHLDIDSYDCYNEESVEEIVRALEKLQTDPDLNYIKL, via the coding sequence ATGCCAAAACTAAACCATAACTTACGCCCTGATTCCTTGATTACATTAGCAGGTACAGTAGGGGCAGGGAAATCCACGTTAACAAAAACCCTTGCAGAAGCACTGGGCTTCAAACCTTCCTTTGAAAAAGTTGACGGGAACCCTTATCTGGAAGACTATTATGATAACTTTAAAAAATGGTCGTTCCATCTGCAGATTTATTTCCTGGCAGAACGCTTTAAACAACAGAAGAAAATGCATGAAACAGGGCTGGGTTATGTCCAGGACAGAAGCATATATGAAGACACGGGAATCTTTGCCAGGCTTCAGTATGATAATGGAAATATGTCCGACAGGGATTTTGAAACATACCAGTCTTTGTTTGACGCTATGGTTATGTCCCCTTATTTTCCTAAACCGGATGTCCTGATTTATATAGACGGCAAACTGCCAAGCATTTTAAACCGCATCGAAGCAAGAGGAAGGGAAATGGAAATAAACACTCCCGTGGAATTCTGGAGTGAGTTATATAACAGATACAATGACTGGATATCTGCCTTTGACATCTGCCCAGTCCTCCATCTCGATATAGATTCATACGACTGTTACAATGAAGAATCTGTAGAAGAAATAGTCCGAGCACTTGAGAAACTGCAGACTGACCCTGATCTTAACTATATAAAATTGTAA
- a CDS encoding cytosine permease, translating to MKENELAAVKKEHFIERLGLESVPVSMRTTTAFDYIKIQTAVSVNAGNFLVPALAVLEGGLTFLQAVISVVAGAAAAFFFVSLLSFPGSVYGFPAQFSIRMILGTKGAMYLSSPVRALTSLYWFSVQTIGGAYIVQEILRRIFHIDLPFLLISVFLAVVMAYLALVGFNAIKKFTAYFTPVLLLAAAVMLFIYFTGETGAKSQPSEILAASGTGSAGTMFFFASLAFVQYISGVSASSDLARYGKSPRGAFTGIFIGNTTGFFFTAVLGAYTAAVSGHWNPFLITSRMTESVLFLIIIFAAAIGSMVSININNAYSGGFSLLNSVPRLGRVKCALIFGAAGVLLSTYPAIVDEASSFISALGMLIIPLSGVIVSDFLFIKKRKFSEEDLQKLAENSLELNRDALYSAGFGLLVYILVPADYSPGFIAFAVSAAVYYVLAKKRIAR from the coding sequence ATGAAAGAGAATGAACTGGCAGCAGTAAAAAAGGAGCACTTTATAGAACGGCTCGGCCTGGAATCCGTACCGGTTTCTATGCGGACAACGACGGCTTTTGATTACATAAAAATACAAACTGCGGTTTCAGTGAACGCAGGTAACTTTCTTGTCCCGGCGCTGGCAGTACTAGAAGGAGGGCTGACTTTCCTGCAGGCTGTAATCTCAGTGGTTGCTGGTGCAGCTGCGGCGTTTTTCTTTGTTTCCCTGTTGTCCTTCCCTGGGTCTGTGTATGGTTTTCCGGCGCAGTTTTCCATTAGAATGATACTGGGGACGAAAGGTGCCATGTATTTGTCCTCACCTGTAAGGGCGCTCACTTCCCTGTACTGGTTCAGTGTCCAGACAATAGGCGGGGCATATATAGTTCAGGAAATACTCAGAAGGATTTTCCATATTGATCTGCCTTTTTTATTAATCTCTGTTTTCCTTGCTGTAGTTATGGCATATTTAGCTCTTGTAGGCTTTAATGCTATTAAAAAATTTACTGCTTATTTCACCCCTGTGCTTCTCCTTGCGGCGGCAGTCATGTTGTTTATCTATTTTACCGGAGAAACAGGGGCAAAGAGCCAGCCATCAGAAATCCTGGCAGCATCGGGAACCGGCTCCGCAGGAACGATGTTCTTTTTTGCAAGCCTCGCTTTTGTCCAGTATATTTCAGGCGTAAGCGCTTCGTCCGATTTAGCAAGATACGGTAAATCCCCCCGGGGAGCTTTTACTGGAATCTTTATTGGCAACACCACCGGCTTTTTCTTTACAGCAGTTCTTGGCGCATATACAGCAGCTGTATCGGGCCACTGGAATCCTTTCCTTATTACCTCGAGAATGACAGAATCTGTCTTGTTTCTTATCATTATTTTTGCAGCTGCGATTGGAAGCATGGTTTCTATCAATATCAACAATGCTTATTCAGGAGGGTTCAGTCTCCTGAACAGTGTCCCCCGGCTTGGGAGAGTAAAGTGTGCTCTCATATTTGGGGCAGCGGGGGTTTTGCTCAGCACCTATCCCGCAATAGTGGATGAGGCCTCATCCTTTATTTCTGCTCTTGGAATGCTTATTATTCCGTTATCCGGAGTAATAGTATCTGACTTCCTGTTCATTAAAAAAAGAAAGTTCTCTGAAGAGGATTTGCAAAAGCTGGCGGAGAACAGCTTAGAGCTCAACAGGGATGCCCTTTATTCAGCAGGTTTCGGTCTTCTTGTGTACATACTGGTCCCGGCAGATTACTCCCCTGGTTTTATCGCTTTTGCCGTATCAGCGGCAGTTTATTATGTTCTTGCAAAAAAAAGAATTGCGAGGTAA